In the Quercus lobata isolate SW786 chromosome 5, ValleyOak3.0 Primary Assembly, whole genome shotgun sequence genome, one interval contains:
- the LOC115991441 gene encoding 1-phosphatidylinositol 3-phosphate 5-kinase-like, with the protein MANFDSTRVSYSSLSKVVEKDNNNNNNAQFHYVDDYTDSPWDSNSKSSPPDHAFYKDDFAVDGEEGYDSSDDTRNLVQPYNNNSMHHPEVNLKNVLNGIFAIVTGRSKLPSFISNQQSLLPTSNVSFLGSAKDGDTFLNSSVYIPRAPPLLEPSGSSGVNYSVYKDVLEAEPPDWLPDSSTTVCMQCTAPFTALTRGRHHCRFCGGVFCRVCTKGRCLLPVKFRERDPQRVCDACYDRLDPLQGVLINSISNAVQVAKHDVIDWTCTRGWLNLLGLSLEHEIYKASNTLRSYCQVARLNPDKSIPLAILKGAKGLAILTVAKAGVLLAFKLGTGLVISRRSDGSWSAPSAIFSVGLGWGAQIGGELIISINL; encoded by the exons ATGGCAAACTTTGATTCAACCAGGGTTTCTTATTCTTCACTTTCTAAGGTTGTTGAaaaggataataataataataataatgcccAGTTCCACTATGTTGATGACTACACTGACTCTCCATGGGACTCAAACTCAAAGTCCTCTCCACCGGATCACGCGTTTTACAAGGATGATTTTGCTGTTGATGGAGAAGAAGGATATGATTCAAGCGATGACACTCGTAATTTGGTGCAaccttataataataatagcatgCATCATCCTGAGGTTAACTTGAAGAATGTGCTCAATGGTATATTTGCCATTGTGACTGGCCGGAGCAAACTTCCGAGTTTCATTTCAAATCAGCAGTCGCTACTCCCTACTTCAAATGTTTCATTTCTTGGGTCTGCAAAGGATGGTGATACCTTCTTGAACTCCTCCGTTTACATACCTAGAGCCCCACCACTCCTTGAGCCCAGTGGATCAAGTGGGGTTAATTATAGTGTTTACAAGGATGTATTGGAGGCTGAGCCTCCTGACTGGCTGCCGGATAGTTCTACTACAGTTTGCATGCAGTGCACTGCTCCTTTCACTGCACTTACTCGTGGCAGACATCATTGTCGGTTTTGTGGAGGAGTTTTCTGCAGAGTATGTACCAAGGGGAGGTGTTTGTTACCTGTTAAGTTCAGGGAGAGGGATCCCCAGAGGGTCTGTGATGCCTGCTATGATAGGCTTGATCCATTACAGGGTGTTCTTATTAACAGCATCAGCAATGCCGTGCAAGTAGCAAAGCATGATGTGATAGATTGGACTTGCACAAGAGGATGGTTGAATCTACTTGGTTTGTCTCTGGAACATGAGATATACAAGGCCTCCAATACTTTGAGAAGCTATTGCCAG GTTGCTAGGTTGAATCCTGACAAGTCAATACCCTTAGCAATTTTGAAAGGGGCAAAAGGCCTGGCAATTTTAACTGTAGCTAAAGCTGGTGTTCTTCTTGCTTTCAAACTTGGCACAGGCTTGGTCATTTCTCGAAGGTCAGATGGATCATGGTCTGCCCCATCGGCTATATTCTCTGTTGGTTTAGGATGGGGTGCTCAG ATTGGAGGAGAGCTCATAATAAGTATCAACTTATAA
- the LOC115991442 gene encoding shikimate O-hydroxycinnamoyltransferase-like has protein sequence MQVTELKCGGLVVACTFDHRIADAYSANLFLVSWAEMAQSKPISTVPCFRRSLLNPRRPGSIHPSLNDMYVPVTSLPPPKDPQPGDDYLISRIKADQLNLLQSLATTTNGCSRTKLESFSAFLWKMVAKHAILKMGVVVDGRTRLSDGDIDKASLMGSYFGNVLSIPYGGKEVNEIDENPLSYVAKEVHDFLDGAVTKEHFLGLIDWVESHRPVPGLAKIYCSGSEDGPAFVVSSGQRFPESKVDFGWGKPIFGSYHFPWGGDLGYVMPMPSPSCNGDWVVYVHLLKGQEEGSFEMY, from the coding sequence ATGCAGGTAACCGAGCTCAAGTGTGGTGGGTTGGTTGTGGCGTGCACGTTTGACCATAGAATTGCAGACGCCTACTCGGCCAACCTATTTCTTGTGTCATGGGCTGAGATGGCTCAGTCTAAACCCATCTCTACGGTGCCATGTTTTCGTCGTTCTTTGCTCAATCCTAGACGCCCTGGTTCAATTCATCCATCCTTGAACGACATGTATGTTCCAGTGACCTCATTGCCTCCACCCAAAGACCCACAACCTGGTGATGATTATCTTATTAGCCGCATTAAGGCTGACCAACTCAACCTGCTCCAATCACTAGCTACCACAACCAATGGTTGCAGTAGGACTAAACTAGAGTCCTTTAGTGCCTTCTTGTGGAAGATGGTTGCTAAACATGCTATTCTTAAAATGGGCGTTGTTGTGGATGGTAGGACAAGGTTAAGTGATGGAGATATAGACAAAGCTTCACTCATGGGGTCTTACTTTGGAAATGTGCTATCCATACCTTATGGAGGCAAGGAAGTAAATGAGATTGATGAAAATCCATTGAGTTATGTGGCCAAAGAAGTTCATGATTTCTTGGATGGTGCAGTGACCAAGGAACATTTCTTGGGGCTCATAGATTGGGTGGAGTCTCATCGTCCAGTGCCAGGGTTGGCTAAGATATATTGTAGTGGGAGTGAAGATGGACCAGCTTTTGTGGTATCATCAGGGCAAAGGTTCCCGGAGTCAAAGGTGGATTTTGGATGGGGTAAGCCAATATTTGGGTCATACCATTTTCCATGGGGAGGTGACTTAGGGTATGTGATGCCAATGCCAAGTCCAAGTTGCAACGGTGACTGGGTTGTGTACGTGCACCTCTTGAAAGGTCAAGAAGAAGGTTCATTTGAGATGTATTAG